In the genome of Bradyrhizobium arachidis, one region contains:
- a CDS encoding LemA family protein codes for MAAADQTFSQAIDISGRLVRAANFALDNWWIWLLAAAALWLMLKIRAQHALIAQLDERADAAFGDVDALLVERHTLIGNLVEIVRAFAAREHQLIRDVLDARIDALEAISGSGGVIQSETQIASVLQNLFTVSENYPALASAAHYSTLRSDLIRIEDRITAARKFYNLAVEELNSVRRAFPGNFIAMIGHNPPREKFVLGDRRAELAEPVKIAL; via the coding sequence ATGGCTGCTGCCGATCAGACTTTCTCTCAGGCCATCGACATTTCAGGCCGCCTCGTGCGCGCCGCCAATTTCGCGCTGGACAATTGGTGGATATGGCTGCTGGCCGCCGCCGCACTCTGGCTGATGCTGAAGATCCGCGCGCAGCATGCGCTGATCGCGCAGCTCGACGAGCGCGCGGATGCGGCCTTCGGCGACGTCGACGCGCTGCTGGTCGAGCGGCACACGCTGATCGGCAATCTCGTCGAGATCGTCCGCGCCTTTGCCGCGAGGGAGCATCAGTTGATCCGCGACGTGCTCGATGCGCGCATCGACGCGCTGGAAGCGATCAGCGGCAGCGGCGGCGTGATCCAGAGCGAGACCCAGATCGCCAGCGTCCTGCAAAATCTCTTCACGGTCAGCGAAAACTATCCCGCGCTTGCCAGCGCCGCCCATTACAGCACGCTGCGCTCCGACCTGATCCGGATCGAGGACCGCATCACCGCGGCGCGCAAGTTCTACAATCTCGCGGTCGAGGAATTGAACTCGGTCCGCCGTGCCTTCCCCGGCAATTTCATCGCGATGATCGGGCACAATCCTCCGCGCGAAAAGTTCGTGCTCGGCGACCGCCGTGCCGAGCTGGCGGAGCCGGTCAAGATCGCGCTTTAG
- a CDS encoding LysR family transcriptional regulator gives MELLNDMALFVEVVKARSFRGAAATLDMPNSTLSRRISLLEKEIGLRLLNRTTRRIELTEAGQLYFERCKRIVDEARLAHEQLGEMLARPSGLLRVSLPVDFANTYLAPLITEFAQLYPGIDFEFDLTPRRVDLVSEPYDLAIRIGESEASHMIARPLARLHGYLYASPRYLELNGEPREPADLAHHQCLCQTRVSSWKLHNGMQMLDAEVGGRFHLNSIGMLRRLATLDMGITFVPQEIVADEVAAGRLRRIMPQWQGLPMTIYAVTETRLLPAKTQRFIEFLRDRLSRA, from the coding sequence ATGGAGCTGTTGAACGACATGGCGCTCTTCGTCGAGGTCGTGAAAGCCAGGAGCTTCCGCGGCGCTGCGGCGACGCTGGACATGCCGAACTCCACCCTGTCGCGACGGATCAGCCTGCTGGAGAAGGAGATCGGGCTTCGCCTCCTGAACCGCACGACGCGCAGGATCGAATTGACCGAAGCCGGCCAGCTCTATTTCGAGCGTTGCAAGCGCATCGTCGACGAAGCACGCCTCGCGCACGAGCAGCTCGGCGAAATGCTGGCGCGGCCGAGCGGATTGTTGCGCGTCTCGCTGCCGGTGGATTTCGCGAACACCTATCTGGCGCCGTTGATCACCGAATTCGCGCAGCTTTATCCCGGTATCGATTTCGAATTCGACCTGACGCCGCGGCGCGTCGACCTCGTCTCCGAGCCGTATGATCTCGCGATCCGCATCGGAGAATCCGAGGCGTCCCACATGATCGCGCGGCCGCTCGCCCGCCTGCACGGCTATCTCTACGCCTCGCCGCGCTATCTCGAACTCAACGGCGAGCCGCGCGAACCCGCGGACCTCGCGCACCATCAATGCCTCTGCCAGACGAGGGTAAGCAGCTGGAAGCTGCACAACGGAATGCAAATGTTAGACGCCGAGGTCGGCGGCCGTTTCCACCTCAACAGCATCGGCATGCTCCGCCGTCTCGCGACCCTCGACATGGGCATCACCTTCGTGCCGCAGGAAATCGTCGCCGACGAAGTCGCAGCCGGCCGGCTACGCCGCATCATGCCGCAATGGCAGGGCTTGCCCATGACCATCTATGCCGTCACCGAGACCAGACTGCTTCCTGCCAAGACGCAGCGCTTCATCGAATTCCTGCGCGATCGGCTGAGCCGGGCTTAG
- a CDS encoding alkene reductase, with product MKSLFSPVRVGGLELPNRLVMAPMTRSRAAANGTPGSLAADYYAQRAGVGLIVTEGTQPSDDGQGYMTTPGIYTPAHVAGWRKVTDAVHGKGGHIFIQLMHAGRMSHPDNTPHHRQGVAPSAIAPDTPMFTATGMQDIPQPRSLTTDEVRRTVADFRDAARCAIAAGADGVEIHGANGYLVQQFIAPSANTRTDAYGGSIENRARFAIEVAAAIAGEIGADKTAIRLSPGITMWGIDEGVEGPDLYRHLVTELDKLSLAYLHIMHQGDDRLLADLRKLWRGRLIVNRPGRPRDLIGADVAAGLADMEAYGQMVLANPDVMARLKSGAPLNEADRTTFFGGDARGYTDYPALGATAAV from the coding sequence ATGAAATCGCTATTCAGTCCCGTCCGCGTCGGTGGACTTGAGCTCCCGAACCGCCTCGTCATGGCGCCCATGACGCGGTCGCGCGCCGCCGCCAATGGCACGCCCGGCAGCCTCGCCGCCGACTATTACGCGCAGCGCGCCGGCGTCGGTCTGATCGTCACCGAGGGCACGCAGCCATCTGACGACGGGCAGGGCTACATGACGACGCCAGGTATCTACACGCCGGCGCATGTCGCTGGCTGGCGCAAGGTCACCGATGCCGTGCACGGCAAGGGCGGCCATATCTTCATCCAGCTCATGCATGCCGGGCGCATGTCGCATCCCGACAACACGCCGCATCACCGGCAGGGCGTGGCCCCCTCGGCCATTGCGCCGGATACCCCGATGTTCACGGCGACCGGCATGCAGGATATCCCGCAGCCACGCTCGCTCACCACCGACGAGGTGCGCCGGACCGTCGCCGACTTTCGCGACGCTGCGCGCTGCGCCATCGCGGCGGGAGCGGACGGCGTCGAGATCCACGGCGCCAACGGATATCTGGTCCAGCAATTCATTGCGCCGAGCGCGAACACCCGAACCGATGCCTATGGTGGCTCGATCGAAAATCGTGCGCGTTTCGCCATCGAGGTGGCGGCCGCCATCGCTGGCGAGATCGGCGCGGACAAGACGGCGATCCGTCTGTCGCCCGGCATCACGATGTGGGGCATCGACGAAGGTGTCGAAGGACCTGACCTCTATCGTCATCTGGTCACTGAGCTCGACAAGCTCTCGCTCGCCTATCTGCACATCATGCATCAGGGCGACGACCGCCTTCTTGCCGATCTCCGCAAGCTGTGGCGCGGCAGGCTGATCGTGAACAGACCGGGGCGTCCGCGCGACCTCATCGGCGCCGACGTCGCGGCCGGACTGGCCGACATGGAGGCGTACGGCCAGATGGTCCTGGCCAATCCCGACGTCATGGCGCGCCTGAAATCCGGCGCCCCGCTGAACGAGGCGGATCGCACCACCTTCTTCGGCGGCGACGCCCGCGGCTACACCGACTATCCTGCGTTGGGTGCGACTGCTGCGGTCTGA
- a CDS encoding GntR family transcriptional regulator, with the protein MSPDLPSQKDDQPATLATTIYARLKADILTTRLAPGRKLQSRFLMEQYNVGQTPLREALNRLTTEEFVVGMEQRGFYVKEVSKGELQELTKTRCWVEGLALRESMQNATQSWEEALLVAHHRLDRTPRSLKPDTFEDNPDWEKVHRAFHATLIGLCGSRPLLGFCEQLADRLYRYRMMSIAKAYPARKVGAEHSDILQAVLAKHTEKAVRLLQQHYQRTADVIYSDLDGMLA; encoded by the coding sequence ATGAGCCCTGACCTGCCAAGCCAGAAGGACGACCAACCGGCAACGCTGGCGACCACGATCTACGCACGCCTCAAGGCCGACATCCTGACCACCCGGCTCGCGCCCGGTCGCAAGCTGCAGTCGCGCTTCCTGATGGAGCAGTACAATGTCGGGCAGACCCCGCTGCGCGAGGCGCTCAACCGGCTGACGACCGAGGAGTTCGTCGTCGGGATGGAGCAGCGCGGCTTCTATGTGAAGGAGGTCAGCAAGGGGGAGCTGCAGGAGCTGACCAAGACGCGGTGCTGGGTCGAAGGCCTGGCGCTCCGCGAGTCCATGCAGAATGCGACGCAGAGCTGGGAAGAGGCTCTGCTGGTGGCGCATCACCGGCTCGACCGCACCCCTCGCTCGCTCAAGCCCGACACGTTCGAGGACAATCCGGACTGGGAGAAGGTGCACCGCGCCTTCCACGCGACGCTGATCGGCCTTTGCGGTTCACGTCCGCTGCTCGGCTTCTGCGAGCAGCTCGCCGACCGTCTCTATCGCTATCGCATGATGTCGATCGCAAAGGCCTATCCGGCGCGCAAGGTCGGTGCCGAGCACAGCGATATCCTTCAGGCGGTTCTCGCCAAGCACACCGAAAAGGCCGTGCGTCTGCTTCAGCAGCACTATCAACGCACGGCCGACGTCATCTATTCCGATCTCGACGGAATGCTGGCTTAG
- a CDS encoding M48 family metalloprotease, with protein MAVHGYVTHAAHNRRFTALLVLGYVLAFEIIGAFALTMILLSADHEHTILTDPAGYALRYALPIAIVAGFVFWWIYSSHAKAVTKVLGVRIVTREDEPRFVAIAEEQCTALGVRLPRFGIIEASEPNAVTAGEGPTQGLIAVTRGLLDLLDDDELAAVLAHEASHIRHGDTRLLAANHALMRTAIIMQMNNPLRFEDWRQMVIAVLIPPMLLLMLASSAMTSLSMRLSRAARRGLKLSRDHVADGEAIRVTHFPEALLSAIAKVSDRGCFVGSDRVEGLLFDGRADHEGGSHPSATDRIEAIGHLGGELMNPARQRRDTRVPARPVFGRRPRIEAATAYPLDASGRPLERPRPPSRHPLLLYFTDHELYMQWHNACVAWTEWQLNERRNVLGVMPKLMIPLGLAFAAVLYLYWPKDGNLSKLASLMNPAGMVDIARMTNSGPFCSGPSYPDGKCATKGAPAPKPNNQVAQSAPAAAPAGKPGANGGVWAEGSDRPTAPSAFMPLLLFGLVVVGIFKPKLLRALFGHLEPLEIDRRKSRPDIVEIDEEIVRNDQPKWNAPPPPSAPLSAPVFGRRRV; from the coding sequence ATGGCGGTTCACGGCTACGTCACCCACGCCGCGCACAACAGGCGGTTCACGGCGTTGCTGGTGCTGGGCTATGTGCTGGCCTTCGAGATCATCGGGGCCTTCGCCCTGACGATGATCCTGCTCTCCGCCGACCATGAGCATACCATCCTGACCGATCCGGCCGGCTATGCGCTGCGCTACGCACTGCCGATCGCGATCGTGGCCGGATTCGTGTTCTGGTGGATCTACAGCAGTCACGCCAAGGCGGTGACGAAAGTGCTCGGCGTCCGCATTGTCACCCGCGAGGACGAGCCGCGTTTCGTCGCGATCGCCGAGGAGCAGTGCACCGCGCTCGGCGTGCGCCTGCCGCGTTTCGGGATCATCGAGGCGAGCGAGCCCAATGCCGTGACCGCAGGCGAGGGGCCGACCCAAGGTCTGATCGCGGTCACGCGCGGCCTGCTGGACCTGCTCGACGACGACGAGCTTGCCGCGGTCCTTGCCCATGAGGCCTCCCATATTCGCCACGGCGATACGCGGCTGCTCGCCGCCAACCACGCCTTGATGCGCACCGCCATCATCATGCAGATGAACAATCCGCTGCGCTTCGAAGACTGGCGGCAGATGGTCATCGCGGTGCTGATCCCGCCGATGCTGCTGCTGATGCTCGCGAGCAGCGCGATGACGTCGCTCTCCATGCGGCTGTCGCGCGCGGCGCGGCGCGGGTTGAAGCTGAGCCGCGACCACGTCGCCGACGGCGAGGCCATCCGCGTCACGCATTTTCCCGAGGCGCTGCTCAGCGCGATCGCCAAGGTCAGCGACCGGGGCTGCTTCGTCGGCAGCGACCGTGTCGAGGGTCTGCTGTTCGACGGGCGCGCCGATCACGAAGGCGGAAGCCATCCGTCTGCCACGGATCGGATCGAGGCCATCGGCCACCTTGGCGGAGAGCTGATGAATCCGGCGCGGCAGCGCCGCGACACCCGCGTTCCGGCGCGGCCCGTGTTCGGCAGGCGCCCGCGAATAGAAGCTGCAACAGCCTATCCGCTCGATGCGTCGGGACGTCCGCTGGAGCGGCCGCGCCCGCCGTCCCGGCATCCTTTGCTGCTCTACTTCACCGACCACGAGCTCTACATGCAGTGGCACAATGCCTGCGTGGCTTGGACGGAATGGCAGCTGAACGAGCGTCGCAATGTCCTCGGCGTGATGCCGAAACTGATGATCCCGCTCGGCCTTGCGTTTGCAGCGGTGCTCTATCTCTACTGGCCGAAGGACGGAAACCTGTCGAAGCTGGCGAGCCTGATGAACCCGGCGGGGATGGTCGATATCGCCCGGATGACGAATTCGGGACCGTTCTGCAGCGGCCCATCCTATCCCGACGGCAAATGCGCTACCAAAGGCGCGCCGGCGCCGAAGCCGAACAACCAGGTCGCGCAAAGCGCGCCTGCTGCCGCGCCGGCAGGCAAGCCGGGAGCGAACGGCGGAGTCTGGGCTGAAGGCAGCGATCGTCCAACAGCGCCTTCAGCCTTCATGCCGCTCTTGCTGTTCGGCCTCGTGGTGGTCGGGATATTCAAGCCGAAACTGCTCCGCGCGCTGTTCGGCCATCTCGAGCCGCTCGAGATCGATCGTCGCAAGTCGCGTCCGGACATCGTCGAAATCGACGAAGAGATCGTCAGGAACGACCAGCCAAAGTGGAACGCACCGCCGCCGCCGAGTGCCCCGCTTTCGGCGCCGGTGTTTGGCCGGAGGAGGGTGTAA